One window of Trifolium pratense cultivar HEN17-A07 linkage group LG5, ARS_RC_1.1, whole genome shotgun sequence genomic DNA carries:
- the LOC123887373 gene encoding uncharacterized protein LOC123887373, whose product MLQFGGVRGEDQFYIPVKARKNQNQNQRKKTQRDKSEDSVSKNQLVDSENKNFNEDSASNIDRFLESTTPLVQAQYFSKTTMRGWKTCDVEYQSYFALNDLWESFKEWSAYGAGVPLLLDQRESVVQYYVPYLSAIQLYGQSAKKSSIAKERYVGEDSDVDYYRDSSSDGSSDGEFGKRTGHSIAQRNNQYRTGDASLQMNRLSVQEGFSSDESETGNPRDLLFEYFDQDPPYSREPLADKILDLARHYPSLKSLRSCDLLPSSWLSVAWYPIYRIPTGQTLKDLDACFLTYHTLHTPLTGNGGTQAPTMLYPNDMDGVPKMSLPTFAMASYKLKGSIWMKNGVSDNQLANSLLQAADNWLRLVQVNHPDYQFFVSHGTYHR is encoded by the exons ATGCTACAATTTGGTGGTGTTCGTGGTGAGGATCAGTTTTACATTCCAGTGAAAGCAAGAAAGAATCAGAATCAAAATCAGCGTAAGAAAACTCAGAGAGATAAGAGTGAAGATTCTGTTTCAAAGAATCAACTTGTTGATTCTGAGAATAAGAATTTCAATGAAGATTCTGCCAGTAACATTGATAGGTTTTTGGAGTCAACAACACCTTTAGTTCAAGCTCAGTATTTCTCTAAG ACAACAATGAGAGGTTGGAAGACTTGTGATGTAGAGTATCAATCTTACTTCGCCTTGAATGATCTCTGGGAATCTTTCAAGGAATGGAGTGCATATGGAGCAGGAGTTCCCTTGCTACTTGATCAAAGAGAATCCGTTGTACAATATTATGTTCCTTATTTGTCGGCTATTCAACTATACGGTCAATCAGCAAAGAAGTCGTCAATTGCTAAGGAAAG ATATGTTGGTGAAGATAGTGACGTAGATTACTACCGAGATTCAAGTAGTGATGGAAGCAGTGATGGTGAATTCGGAAAAAGGACTGGACATTCTATAGCACAAAGAAATAATCAATATCGAACAGGTGATGCTTCTTTACAAATGAACAGGCTATCTGTACAAGAGGGATTTTCTAGTGATGAAAGTGAAACTGGGAATCCTCGAGATCTTCTTTTCGAGTATTTTGATCAAGATCCTCCTTATAGCCGTGAACCATTGGCTGACAAG ATACTAGATCTTGCGCGCCACTATCCTAGCCTCAAGTCGTTGAGAAGTTGTGATTTATTGCCATCCAGTTGGTTGTCTGTGGCATG GTATCCTATATATCGAATACCGACTGGTCAAACATTGAAAGATTTAGATGCTTGCTTTCTTACTTACCATACACTCCATACACCCTTGACAG GAAATGGGGGTACTCAAGCTCCAACAATGCTTTATCCCAATGACATGGATGGTGTACCGAAGATGTCTTTACCAACTTTTGCAATGGCATCTTATAAGTTAAAGGGATCTATATGGATGAAAAATGGAGTTAGTGATAATCAGTTAGCGAATTCTCTCTTACAGGCTGCAGATAACTGGTTAAGGTTGGTTCAAGTGAATCACCCCGATTATCAGTTCTTTGTATCACACGGTACGTACCACAGGTGA